The following proteins are co-located in the Pseudoalteromonas sp. N1230-9 genome:
- a CDS encoding multidrug effflux MFS transporter, translating into MQSQHRNLSLLFILGLLVVFCPLGIDIYLPAFPTIAEQLNASEKQLQQTVAIFMLTVGLGQLIAGPLADKFGRKPVAITGVMIYGLAAFGAYLAPDFTTLMIARALQGLGACATFVVAFAIVRDKFGSERSGQIITYLNGIVCFIPALAPILGAWLTVQFGWRMNFLFMAGFALVSLCIVLLLFKETRPSDSVYSGHILDLRRFVPIISTPLFLFHSLICLVTMSAILVFVTLAPGWLITELDGSVADFTFWFTCNAALSILASFIMPIYIKRQPKRALKAGLILLVLSGCIMLALSQQRSALALMFPMFIAAFGYALTLGSSAGRALSLFPKQAGTASALVGLMQMSGASFLVFLTQLLDLATPVLIGVHFLMLIPFAYLLFKYKRLS; encoded by the coding sequence ATGCAGTCACAGCACAGAAATCTGAGTTTATTATTCATCCTTGGCCTATTGGTCGTTTTTTGCCCTCTAGGTATTGATATTTATCTTCCAGCATTCCCTACCATTGCTGAACAACTCAATGCATCAGAAAAGCAGCTTCAGCAAACAGTGGCTATTTTTATGCTAACTGTGGGTCTTGGTCAGCTAATTGCGGGGCCACTTGCCGATAAGTTTGGCCGTAAACCTGTGGCCATTACCGGTGTTATGATTTATGGTCTAGCTGCATTCGGGGCCTATTTGGCTCCAGACTTTACCACATTAATGATCGCAAGAGCATTACAAGGCTTAGGAGCATGCGCAACTTTTGTCGTCGCTTTTGCAATAGTCAGAGATAAATTTGGTAGCGAACGTAGCGGTCAGATCATTACTTACTTAAATGGTATAGTGTGCTTTATTCCTGCCCTCGCCCCTATTCTAGGCGCATGGTTAACCGTGCAATTTGGTTGGCGAATGAACTTTTTATTTATGGCTGGATTTGCGCTTGTCAGCTTGTGTATCGTTTTATTACTCTTCAAAGAAACACGCCCATCAGATAGTGTTTACAGTGGCCATATTCTCGACCTAAGACGCTTTGTACCAATTATTTCTACACCGCTATTTTTATTTCATAGCTTAATTTGTTTAGTCACTATGTCGGCTATTTTAGTTTTTGTGACCCTCGCACCAGGTTGGCTAATCACTGAACTTGATGGCAGTGTAGCTGACTTCACATTTTGGTTTACCTGTAATGCCGCTCTGAGCATTCTTGCCAGCTTTATTATGCCCATCTATATAAAAAGACAGCCCAAACGTGCTTTAAAAGCTGGACTTATTTTATTAGTGTTATCTGGGTGTATTATGCTTGCTCTTAGCCAACAACGCTCAGCCTTAGCTTTAATGTTTCCTATGTTCATTGCCGCCTTTGGCTATGCGCTAACACTCGGCTCATCTGCTGGGCGAGCGCTAAGTTTATTCCCAAAACAAGCTGGAACAGCGTCGGCATTAGTGGGACTTATGCAAATGAGTGGCGCAAGCTTTTTGGTAT